In Diceros bicornis minor isolate mBicDic1 chromosome 23, mDicBic1.mat.cur, whole genome shotgun sequence, a single genomic region encodes these proteins:
- the GPR63 gene encoding probable G-protein coupled receptor 63 produces MSAAAFHPTETMVFSAVLTASHTGATNSTFVVYENTYMNITAPPPFQHPGVGPLLRSSFETMAPTGMSSLTVNSTAVPLTPAVFKSLNLPLQIILSAIMIFILFVSFLGNLVVCLMVYQKAAMRSAINILLASLAFADMLLTVLNMPFALVTILTTRWIFGKFFCRVSAMFFWLFVIEGVAILLIISIDRFLIIVQRQDKLNPYRAKVLIAVSWATSFCIAFPLAVGNPDLQIPSRAPQCVFGYTTNPGYQAYVILISLISFFIPFLVILYSFMGILNTLRHNALRIHSYPEGICLSQASKLGLMSLQRPFQMSVDMGFKTRAFTTILILFAVFIVCWAPFTTYSLVATFSEHFYYKHNFFEISTWLLWLCYLKSALNPLIYYWRIKKFHDACLDMMPKSFKFLPRLPGHTRRRIRPSAVYVCGEHRTVV; encoded by the coding sequence ATGTCTGCTGCAGCCTTCCATCCTACTGAAACCATGGTCTTCTCCGCAGTGCTGACTGCATCCCATACTGGGGCAACCAACTCGACGTTCGTAGTCTATGAAAACACGTACATGAATATTACGGCCCCTCCACCATTCCAGCATCCTGGCGTTGGTCCACTGCTTAGATCCAGTTTTGAAACCATGGCTCCCACTGGAATGAGTTCCTTGACAGTGAATAGCACAGCTGTGCCCCTAACACCAGCAGTTTTTAAGAGCCTAAACTTGCCTCTCCAGATCATCCTTTCTGCTAtaatgatatttattttgtttgtgtctTTTCTTGGGAACTTGGTTGTTTGCCTCATGGTTTACCAAAAAGCTGCCATGCGATCTGCAATTAACATCCTCCTGGCCAGCCTGGCGTTTGCAGACATGTTGCTTACAGTGCTCAACATGCCCTTTGCCTTGGTAACCATTCTTACTACCAGATGGATTTTTGGGAAATTCTTCTGTAGGGTATCTGCTATGTTTTTCTGGTTGTTCGTGATAGAGGGAGTAGCCATCCTGCTCATCATTAGCATTGATAGGTTCCTTATTATAGTCCAGAGGCAGGATAAGCTAAATCCATATAGGGCTAAGGTTCTAATTGCAGTTTCTTGGGCGACTTCCTTTTGTATTGCTTTTCCTTTGGCTGTGGGAAACCCTGACCTGCAGATACCTTCCCGAGCCCCTCAGTGCGTGTTTGGGTACACAACCAATCCAGGTTACCAGGCTTACGTGATTttgatttctctcatttctttcttcataCCCTTCCTGGtgatactgtattcatttatggGCATACTCAACACGCTTCGGCACAATGCCTTGAGGATCCATAGCTACCCTGAGGGTATATGCCTCAGCCAGGCCAGCAAACTGGGTCTCATGAGTCTACAGAGACCCTTCCAGATGAGCGTTGACATGGGCTTTAAAACACGTGCCTTCACCaccattttgattctctttgccGTCTTCATCGTCTGCTGGGCCCCCTTCACCACTTACAGCCTTGTGGCAACATTCAGTGAGCACTTTTACTATAAGCACAACTTTTTTGAGATTAGCACCTGGCTGCTCTGGCTCTGCTACCTCAAGTCTGCCTTGAACCCACTGATTTACTACTGGAGGATTAAGAAATTCCATGACGCCTGCCTGGACATGATGCCTAAGTCCTTCAAGTTTTTGCCACGGCTCCCTGGTCACACAAGGCGCCGGATCCGCCCCAGTGCTGTCTACGTGTGTGGGGAACATCGGACGGTGGTGTGA